The Anaeromyxobacter sp. Fw109-5 genomic interval CGTCGCCAAGGCCGCCGCCGGCATGGTGGTGTCGCTCGGCCGGCTCGACGCCCTCGTCTTCACCGGCGGCATCGGCGAGAACGCCACGCTCGTGCGCGCCAAGGTGGTCGAGCTCCTCGGGTTCCTCGGCATCACCCTCGACCCCGAGCTGAACGTCATCCACGGCAAGGGCTACAACGGCCGCATCACGCAGGCGACCGGACCCCAGGTGATCGTGGTGCCCACGAACGAGGAGCTCATGATCGCCATGGACACCGCCGAGATCATCGCCGCCGAGCGCCGCGCCGCCTGACCCCGCCGCCCCCCAGGTACCTCCGCATGCCCCGCACCCTCCTCGTCGCCCCCGCCGGCCGCCAGGTCGGCGTCACCACCGTCTGCCTCGGCCTCGTCCGGGCGCTCGACCGCCTCGGCGTCCGGGTCGCCTTCGCGAAGCCGATCGCCGCCCGCGGCGAGAACCGCGCCGCGGCGCTCCTGAAGCTCGGCGCGCGCGTCGATTCGCCCGAGCCGATCGCGCGCGCGGCCGCGGAGAACCTGCTCGCCACCGGGGACGACCAGACGCTCATGGAGCGCGTGGTGGCGCTGTGCGCCAGCGCCGCCGAGGGCGCCGACGTCCTGGTGGTGGAGGGGATGGCCCCGGAGCCGGGCATGGTGTGGTCCACGCGCGTCAACGCGCTCATGCTCAAGGCCCTCGACGCGGAGCTCGTGATCGTGGGGGCGCCCCGGGGCGAGACGCCCGCGGAGCTCGCGAACGCGGTGTCCATCGCCGCCCGCGGCCTCGGCGCCGACGTGGACGGGCGCGGGGTCGGGTGCATCCTGAACCGGGTCACCGCGGGCGCGGCGAGCGCGGGTGAGGCGCGCACGCACTGGTTCGACGCCGCCGTGGAGGCCGAGGACGTGCCGCCGTCCGTGCTCGACGGCTACGCCGACGCGCTGCGCGCCGAGAAGCTCCGGCCCATCGGGATCGTCCCCTCCCGCAGCGACCTCGCCGCCCCGCGCGTGAAGGACCTCGCGGGCGCGCTGGGCGCGAAGGTGCTCCGCGCCGGCGATCAGGACCGGCGCCGCATCCGCAGCGTCGCCCTGTGCGCGATGAGCGTGCCCGGCTCCATCAAGGTCTTCCGCCCCGGGACCCTCATCATCACCCCCGGCGACCGGAGCGACATCGTGGTGGCCGCGTCCCTGGCGGTGCTGAACGGGATGCCGCTCGCCGGGCTGCTGCTCACCGGCGGGGTGGAGCCCGAGGAGCACGTGTTCGCCATGTGCGAGCGGGCGCTCGAGACCGGCCTGCCGATCCTGGCCGTGAAGGAGGGCAGCTACGCCGCCGCCAGCGCCGTCGCCGCGATGAACCTCCAGATCCCGCCGGACGACGTGGAGCGGGTCGAGCGCGTCATGAACACCGTCGCCGACCGGCTCGACCGCGAGTGGCTGGAGGGCCTCGGCCGCACCCGGCGCGTGCGCCGGCTGTCGCCCCCGGCGTTCCGGCACCGGCTGGTCGAGTCGGCGCGCGCGGCGGACAAGCGCATCGTGCTCCCCGAGGGCACCGAGCCGCGCACCATCGCCGCCGCCTCCATCGTGCAGGAGCGCGGGATCGCGCGCTGCGTGCTGCTCGGCAACCCCGACGAGATCCGCGACGTGGCCCGGAAGCAGGGGGTGAGCCTCCCCGCCTCGCTCGAGCTCCTCGATCCGGCGGTGATCGCCCCTCGGTACGTGGAGCCCCTCGTCGAGCGCCGCCGCAGCAAGGGGATGACGCCGGAGATGGCGCGGAGCGAGCTCGGCGACACCATCATGGTGGGCACCATGATGATGGCGCTCGACGAGGCGGACGGCCTGGTGTCCGGGGCCCTCCACACGACGGCGCACACCATCCGGCCGGCGCTGCAGATCATCAAGACGGTGCCCGGCTGCGACCTCGTGTCGAGCGTGTTCTTCATGTGCCTGCCGGAGCAGGTGCTCGTCTTCGGCGACTGCGCCGTGAACCCGAACCCCACCGCCGAGCAGCTCGCCGACATCGCCATCCAGAGCGCCGACTCCGCCCGCGCGTTCGGCATCGACCCCCGCGTGGCGATGCTCTCCTACTCCACCGGCACGAGCGGCACCGGCGCGGACGTGGAGAAGGTGAAGAAGGCGACCGAGCTCGCGCGGGCGCAGCGCCCCGACCTCGCCGTCGACGGCCCCCTCCAGTACGACGCCGCCATCGTCCCCGACGTCGGGCGGCAGAAGGCGCCGAAGTCCGACGTGGCCGGCCGGGCGACCGTGTTCGTGTTCCCGGACCTCAACACCGGCAACGTCACCTACAAGGCGGTGCAGCGCAGCGCCAACGTGGTGAGCATCGGCCCCATGCTGCAGGGGCTCGCGAAGCCGGTGAACGACCTGAGCCGCGGCTGCCTCGTCGAGGACATCGTCTTCACCATCACCCTCACCGCCATCCAGGCGCAGCAGCGCGCGGCCCAGCGCTGAGCTCGTTCCCCGCGCCGGCGGGCCCCCCGGGCGAGGCCGCGCCGCTCGCGCTCCTCGTCGCGAGGCGTCACGCGGCCTCGGCGAGCACCCGGACCGGCATCACCATCGCCGAGAGCCCGCGGAACTGGAGCCGGCGCTGGAGCTGGTACGCGGTCTCGTTGTGGAGCAGCCGCTGGAACCAGCGCTCCTTCTGGAAGACGAGCTTGCCGGCGAAGAACACCGCGCGCGGGAAGTCCTGGGCGATGGCCGCGCAGAGCCGCTCCCCCACCTCGACCGCCTCGGTCCCGAGGTCCATGCGGTAATCGGCGGCGAGCTTCAGCCGGTGGGCGAGCTCCACGTAGCGCTCCAGGTCCGCCTGCGTCCGCGCCCGGACGCGGTCGACCTCCTCGATCCCCTTCATCGCCGCGGAGTCCACCACCCCGACCGAGACGAAGACGAAGTTCCGGAAGTAGCCCGGGAACGTGCGCTGG includes:
- the pta gene encoding phosphate acetyltransferase gives rise to the protein MPRTLLVAPAGRQVGVTTVCLGLVRALDRLGVRVAFAKPIAARGENRAAALLKLGARVDSPEPIARAAAENLLATGDDQTLMERVVALCASAAEGADVLVVEGMAPEPGMVWSTRVNALMLKALDAELVIVGAPRGETPAELANAVSIAARGLGADVDGRGVGCILNRVTAGAASAGEARTHWFDAAVEAEDVPPSVLDGYADALRAEKLRPIGIVPSRSDLAAPRVKDLAGALGAKVLRAGDQDRRRIRSVALCAMSVPGSIKVFRPGTLIITPGDRSDIVVAASLAVLNGMPLAGLLLTGGVEPEEHVFAMCERALETGLPILAVKEGSYAAASAVAAMNLQIPPDDVERVERVMNTVADRLDREWLEGLGRTRRVRRLSPPAFRHRLVESARAADKRIVLPEGTEPRTIAAASIVQERGIARCVLLGNPDEIRDVARKQGVSLPASLELLDPAVIAPRYVEPLVERRRSKGMTPEMARSELGDTIMVGTMMMALDEADGLVSGALHTTAHTIRPALQIIKTVPGCDLVSSVFFMCLPEQVLVFGDCAVNPNPTAEQLADIAIQSADSARAFGIDPRVAMLSYSTGTSGTGADVEKVKKATELARAQRPDLAVDGPLQYDAAIVPDVGRQKAPKSDVAGRATVFVFPDLNTGNVTYKAVQRSANVVSIGPMLQGLAKPVNDLSRGCLVEDIVFTITLTAIQAQQRAAQR